A single Bacillus sp. OxB-1 DNA region contains:
- a CDS encoding methyl-accepting chemotaxis protein: protein MATKVHNIIATVRQSVQEVRLSAESLSASAEETNAISEQMAGAVEDVAAGATKSAHDTEDATRTVDLLGQQIMGIHDKAGVMRSIATDAEAANAEGRTRVNELQTAFADWRTNLLSMGNSVQDLEHKVEAIGTILETITEVSAQTNLLALNASIEAARAGEHGRGFAVVADEVRKLAEQSSRATDEVRATVAELQEGSHRVAAEMEETGQSFQDRAIVVEATEATFENIAKLMQRLESSIAGVYDEVNEVVRHKETVLETIETMAATSQETAAASEEINASTTEQLHAIREVAGSADRLSSLSDELHKAISQFKV, encoded by the coding sequence GGAGGAGACGAACGCAATTAGTGAACAGATGGCAGGGGCGGTTGAGGATGTCGCGGCAGGAGCGACCAAATCGGCCCATGACACCGAGGATGCGACGCGGACAGTCGATCTGCTAGGCCAGCAGATTATGGGCATCCATGATAAAGCCGGCGTCATGCGATCAATCGCAACAGACGCGGAAGCGGCAAATGCAGAAGGACGGACCCGGGTTAATGAGCTGCAAACGGCCTTTGCCGACTGGCGGACCAATTTGCTGTCCATGGGGAATTCCGTCCAAGATTTAGAGCATAAAGTGGAAGCGATCGGCACCATTTTGGAGACCATCACGGAAGTCTCCGCCCAGACGAATCTGCTAGCGCTCAACGCAAGCATCGAAGCGGCAAGAGCGGGTGAACATGGAAGGGGATTCGCCGTGGTGGCGGATGAAGTCCGGAAACTTGCCGAACAATCAAGCCGTGCGACAGATGAAGTGAGAGCGACCGTCGCGGAACTTCAGGAAGGATCCCACCGGGTTGCGGCGGAAATGGAGGAGACCGGCCAATCGTTCCAAGATCGGGCGATCGTCGTTGAAGCTACGGAAGCGACATTCGAAAATATCGCCAAATTGATGCAACGTCTGGAAAGCTCCATCGCGGGCGTCTACGATGAGGTGAATGAAGTCGTCCGTCACAAGGAAACCGTTTTGGAGACCATTGAAACGATGGCAGCTACTTCACAAGAGACGGCTGCCGCCAGCGAAGAGATCAATGCTTCGACTACCGAGCAATTGCACGCCATCCGTGAAGTAGCAGGCTCTGCGGATCGACTCTCAAGTCTCAGCGATGAATTGCATAAGGCAATCAGTCAATTTAAAGTGTAA
- a CDS encoding thermonuclease family protein, with protein sequence MKKLQMGLGAIFLGLVSVFLYDTFGNGEQSPTREGLIPVELVKVIDGDTIKIIYEGKEQNVRYLLIDTPETNHPRLGKQPFGDEAKARNQELINSGTLEIEFDIGEQIDKYGRLLAYVYVDGESVQEKLLEEGLARVAYVYPPNTRHLDPYEKKQDAAKKKGLGIWSIEDYATDRGFDSDAYDKEDAEQSPISGTVEVFKNCTELRTKYPNGVKKGHPAYSEKMDGDRDGYACE encoded by the coding sequence ATGAAAAAATTGCAAATGGGCCTAGGGGCTATTTTTCTTGGGTTGGTGTCCGTCTTCTTATATGACACGTTCGGTAATGGGGAACAGTCTCCCACGCGAGAAGGGCTGATCCCGGTAGAGCTGGTGAAGGTAATAGACGGTGATACGATCAAGATCATATACGAGGGGAAAGAGCAGAATGTCCGCTATTTGCTCATCGACACCCCTGAAACCAATCACCCGCGGCTCGGAAAGCAGCCATTTGGCGATGAAGCCAAAGCACGAAACCAAGAGCTGATAAACAGCGGAACACTTGAAATTGAATTTGATATCGGTGAACAAATAGATAAATATGGCCGACTGCTTGCTTATGTGTATGTCGACGGGGAGAGCGTCCAGGAAAAGCTATTGGAAGAGGGATTGGCGCGAGTGGCCTATGTGTATCCGCCGAATACGCGCCACTTGGATCCGTATGAAAAGAAGCAGGACGCCGCCAAGAAGAAAGGGCTCGGCATCTGGTCCATCGAGGATTATGCGACAGATCGGGGGTTCGACAGCGACGCGTATGATAAAGAAGACGCGGAACAGAGTCCAATCTCGGGAACTGTGGAAGTTTTCAAGAACTGTACGGAATTACGAACGAAATATCCGAACGGCGTGAAGAAAGGGCACCCGGCCTATTCGGAAAAAATGGACGGCGATCGGGACGGTTATGCGTGTGAATAA
- a CDS encoding fluoride efflux transporter FluC, translating into MNWMTLALVCVGGFVGAVSRYWIAQKWNAPKGFPKGTLIANLAGSVLIGLVFGLPLSIWWKALGTAGIAGSLTTFSTLMKEWWELWRSGQKRLAILYLLLTYGAGISLVYFGYFLGGSLFDELK; encoded by the coding sequence ATGAATTGGATGACACTTGCTCTAGTCTGTGTTGGCGGGTTTGTCGGCGCCGTCTCCCGGTATTGGATCGCTCAAAAGTGGAATGCCCCGAAAGGTTTTCCAAAAGGCACATTAATTGCTAATCTGGCTGGATCTGTATTGATTGGACTCGTATTTGGTCTGCCGTTGTCCATTTGGTGGAAAGCGTTAGGAACAGCCGGCATCGCGGGATCATTGACGACATTTTCGACTTTGATGAAAGAATGGTGGGAACTCTGGCGAAGTGGACAGAAGCGTTTGGCCATCCTTTATCTACTTCTGACGTATGGGGCGGGTATCAGCCTTGTCTATTTCGGATATTTTCTTGGCGGGAGCTTGTTTGACGAGCTTAAATGA
- a CDS encoding ATP-dependent helicase: protein MEDFFERKKRELNIDLNDVQRQAVLQTEGPLLLLACPGSGKTTTMIMRIGYLIEEKGAYPGRIKAVTFSRAAAREMAERFSRFFPDSPPVDFSTIHSLAFSIARNYLGKLGSGYELIEGAGKGRGAITKTGLLKQLYKELLRDDATEDELSSLSTFISALKNKMVPMEKWTAVEGPFKLAGKIALKYERYKSRDARQRLLDFDDLLLIGEEALRVDEAIAEQFRSRYDYVLTDESQDTSLVQHKIVEHLVAHHGNLCVVADDDQSIYTWRGADPSYLLDFRRVYPDAAILRMEQNYRSSKEIVETAASFIKCNTQRYPKEMRTENGGKGPILIQRLDDAKRQLEYITYELLNEKELGEVAILFRNNASSTLFVSELTRRGIPFYMKDADDRFFSHWILKDILNFMRLSYNTNRKDIFSQIVMKMNLFVSRNQVSRFLSAKTDRDVFDSFIEAVELKANQTEKLKEYQEVYRKIPDMRPAQVIRVIRYELEYEESLRSRSEKYGFRLDGLQGILDTLEEIASSCRTMVEFANRLQELEQAVQQAKYDPPENAVTLSTFHSAKGLEFRRVFMIDLVQGIIPSEEDATDTRMLEEARRLFYVGMTRAKERLELLSYQKSGNTRKSDSRFINEVKRILAGEPVPVAGRRKVAVQQERKSQGKSVNPPPLNPNGIRSREELTAGTDVLHRVFGQGVILKVDGEEIHIRFGNTSKKLSLEMVLERRLLEKAAQ from the coding sequence ATGGAAGACTTTTTTGAACGGAAGAAAAGGGAACTGAATATCGATTTGAATGATGTACAACGGCAAGCGGTTTTGCAGACGGAAGGCCCTCTTCTTTTGCTCGCTTGCCCGGGTTCCGGCAAGACGACAACGATGATTATGCGGATCGGTTATTTGATCGAAGAAAAAGGGGCATACCCTGGGCGTATCAAAGCCGTCACCTTCAGCCGTGCTGCGGCACGGGAGATGGCGGAACGGTTTTCTCGATTTTTTCCGGATAGCCCGCCCGTTGATTTTTCGACCATCCATAGTTTGGCGTTTTCCATCGCACGGAACTATTTAGGGAAACTGGGAAGCGGATATGAACTGATCGAAGGAGCCGGAAAAGGACGGGGGGCCATCACAAAAACGGGCTTGCTGAAACAGTTATATAAAGAGTTGCTGCGCGACGATGCGACAGAAGATGAACTGTCCTCCCTATCCACGTTCATCAGCGCGCTGAAAAACAAAATGGTCCCGATGGAAAAGTGGACAGCCGTGGAAGGGCCTTTCAAACTGGCAGGGAAGATCGCTTTGAAATACGAGCGGTATAAGTCTCGGGACGCGCGGCAGCGGCTTCTCGATTTCGATGATCTGCTTCTGATCGGGGAAGAGGCGCTGCGGGTGGACGAAGCGATTGCAGAGCAGTTCCGGAGCCGCTATGACTATGTCCTGACGGATGAAAGCCAGGATACTTCGCTCGTCCAACATAAAATCGTGGAGCATCTCGTCGCGCATCATGGCAATCTTTGCGTCGTGGCAGATGACGATCAGTCGATCTATACATGGAGAGGGGCGGACCCTTCCTACTTACTGGATTTCCGGAGAGTGTACCCGGATGCCGCCATCTTGCGGATGGAGCAGAATTACCGTTCCTCGAAAGAAATCGTCGAAACGGCCGCCTCGTTCATCAAATGCAACACACAGCGCTATCCTAAAGAAATGCGGACGGAAAATGGCGGGAAAGGGCCGATCCTGATCCAGCGGCTCGATGACGCAAAACGCCAGCTCGAATACATTACATATGAATTATTGAATGAAAAAGAGTTGGGCGAAGTGGCGATCCTGTTCCGGAATAATGCCTCCTCGACACTGTTCGTCAGTGAATTGACAAGAAGGGGCATCCCCTTTTATATGAAGGATGCCGACGACCGGTTTTTCTCCCATTGGATATTGAAGGACATCCTGAATTTCATGCGGCTCAGTTACAATACAAACCGGAAAGACATCTTCTCGCAAATCGTCATGAAGATGAATCTCTTCGTGTCCCGCAATCAGGTGAGCCGTTTCCTTTCGGCAAAAACAGACCGGGATGTATTCGATAGTTTCATCGAAGCGGTTGAATTAAAGGCGAACCAAACCGAGAAATTAAAAGAATATCAGGAAGTGTACAGAAAAATTCCCGATATGCGGCCGGCTCAAGTCATCCGCGTGATCCGGTATGAACTGGAATACGAAGAGTCATTGAGGAGCAGGTCGGAAAAGTATGGATTCCGGCTGGATGGCTTGCAGGGGATTTTGGATACGTTGGAGGAAATTGCAAGCTCGTGCAGGACGATGGTCGAGTTCGCCAATCGCTTGCAGGAACTGGAGCAAGCGGTCCAGCAGGCGAAATATGATCCTCCGGAAAACGCCGTGACCCTATCCACATTTCATAGCGCGAAAGGCCTTGAATTCCGGAGGGTGTTCATGATCGATCTTGTCCAAGGCATTATTCCATCGGAAGAGGATGCGACGGATACACGAATGCTGGAAGAAGCTCGACGATTGTTCTACGTCGGAATGACGCGGGCGAAGGAACGGTTGGAGTTGCTTTCCTATCAGAAGTCGGGAAATACGCGGAAGAGCGACTCCCGGTTTATCAATGAAGTGAAAAGGATCTTGGCGGGGGAACCGGTGCCGGTCGCTGGAAGAAGAAAGGTTGCCGTCCAGCAGGAACGGAAATCCCAAGGGAAGTCAGTTAATCCTCCTCCGCTGAACCCGAACGGTATCCGAAGTCGGGAGGAATTGACGGCAGGGACTGATGTGTTGCATCGGGTGTTCGGCCAAGGGGTCATTCTGAAAGTGGACGGGGAAGAGATCCATATCCGCTTCGGCAACACAAGCAAAAAGCTGTCTTTGGAGATGGTACTGGAGCGCCGGTTGCTGGAGAAGGCTGCGCAATGA
- the lepB gene encoding signal peptidase I → MYERSHTEFYSRLRSIFIAFFLAILIRHYLFTPVIVSGQSMEPTFEHNNKLVISKIYKIHHFDMIVFHAPGTEDDFIKRVIGLPGDVIEMIDDTLYINGEEYEEEYIQSVKARIGEGQKLTEDFAIRVPEGQLFVLGDNRRNSMDSRVLGCIDKDSVVGVVKFRFAPIREMGVPK, encoded by the coding sequence ATGTACGAGAGAAGCCATACCGAATTTTATTCAAGGTTGAGATCCATCTTCATCGCCTTCTTCTTGGCTATCCTGATCCGGCATTATCTATTCACGCCCGTCATCGTTTCCGGACAGTCGATGGAACCGACGTTTGAACATAATAATAAACTGGTCATTTCCAAAATATATAAAATCCATCATTTCGATATGATCGTCTTCCATGCGCCGGGAACGGAGGACGACTTCATCAAACGGGTCATCGGATTGCCGGGGGATGTCATCGAGATGATCGATGATACGCTGTACATCAACGGGGAAGAGTATGAGGAGGAATATATCCAATCGGTGAAAGCGCGAATCGGGGAAGGGCAGAAACTGACGGAGGATTTCGCCATCCGGGTGCCGGAAGGGCAGCTGTTCGTCTTGGGGGACAACCGGCGAAACAGTATGGACAGTCGCGTCTTGGGCTGTATCGATAAGGACTCCGTCGTCGGTGTCGTGAAATTCCGTTTCGCTCCTATCCGTGAAATGGGGGTGCCTAAATGA
- a CDS encoding alkaline phosphatase, which produces MKNVWRKKTAVVTMAAVVALSSLGFGRNHITEAKNNKNEPTNVIMMVMDGTSAGATSLARWYKGEDLAMDEIVIGGVRTHSAESAITDSAPAATALATGHKSNDKIVGLLPELVNTPGVEAVDPEDAFKPVANVLEGAKLHGKATGIISTSEIQHATPAGFSAHATHRSNYQDIAEQQVYQEIDVVLGGGKESLLPGEGKNSRVDGEDLTKVLDEKGYDFVETREELFQTNSDKIWGSFAPSALAYDFDRETTSHHEPTLAEMTKKAIDTLSTDEDGFFLFVEGSKVDWAAHANDPIGIISDVLAFDDAVQEALDFAKKDGNTMVIAVSDHGNSGITMGNVNTNSNYPEIPVSTYIDPLKKATMTAEGALKQLKDDRSNMKEVAELYGLDNLTETEVEALKASESLQADMSKMLSNRANIGFSTGGHTGEDVFLYAYGPSKPYGLVDNTDLAKTMASFLGFDLNKTTDKLFVNAREAFENKNFQTRIDVTDENNPVFIAEKNNIKIELPVNKNIAHVTKQNQSYTKTLDGVTVYNEKDFFVSESALDLSK; this is translated from the coding sequence ATGAAAAATGTATGGAGAAAGAAAACAGCAGTGGTGACCATGGCTGCTGTTGTCGCTTTATCATCGTTAGGCTTTGGTCGCAACCATATCACCGAGGCGAAGAACAACAAGAACGAACCGACCAATGTCATCATGATGGTGATGGATGGAACGAGTGCAGGTGCTACATCGCTTGCAAGATGGTACAAAGGCGAAGACCTTGCAATGGATGAAATCGTCATCGGAGGCGTGCGAACGCATTCTGCCGAGTCGGCGATCACCGACTCCGCACCAGCTGCCACTGCATTGGCGACGGGCCATAAGAGTAATGATAAAATTGTTGGACTTCTTCCTGAGTTAGTAAATACACCAGGCGTCGAAGCGGTGGATCCTGAGGATGCCTTCAAACCAGTTGCGAATGTCTTAGAGGGTGCCAAACTGCACGGCAAGGCAACGGGCATCATTTCCACATCTGAAATTCAACATGCAACGCCTGCGGGCTTCTCTGCTCACGCAACACATCGCAGCAACTACCAGGACATCGCTGAGCAACAAGTGTATCAGGAAATCGATGTTGTTCTCGGGGGAGGAAAAGAATCCCTATTACCTGGCGAGGGGAAAAATTCACGAGTGGACGGCGAAGATTTGACTAAAGTCCTTGATGAAAAGGGATATGACTTTGTTGAAACACGTGAGGAGCTATTCCAAACAAATTCGGATAAAATCTGGGGATCCTTTGCTCCGTCTGCGTTAGCTTATGACTTTGATCGCGAAACAACGAGCCATCATGAACCGACTCTCGCTGAAATGACGAAAAAAGCAATCGACACTCTTTCCACAGATGAAGATGGTTTCTTCCTATTCGTCGAGGGAAGTAAAGTGGATTGGGCGGCACACGCAAATGACCCGATCGGCATCATCAGTGATGTATTAGCATTTGACGATGCGGTACAGGAAGCATTGGACTTTGCGAAAAAAGACGGAAACACAATGGTCATTGCAGTGAGTGACCACGGGAACAGCGGAATTACAATGGGGAACGTCAACACCAACTCCAACTACCCTGAAATTCCGGTTTCAACGTACATCGATCCTTTGAAAAAAGCGACGATGACTGCTGAAGGTGCGCTGAAGCAATTAAAAGACGACCGTTCCAATATGAAAGAAGTAGCCGAATTATACGGTTTGGACAATCTGACGGAAACAGAAGTCGAAGCTCTCAAAGCATCCGAATCTTTACAAGCTGATATGTCGAAAATGCTGTCAAATCGTGCAAACATCGGCTTCTCCACAGGAGGTCATACTGGTGAGGATGTCTTCCTTTACGCCTATGGCCCATCTAAACCATACGGATTGGTAGATAATACCGATCTTGCGAAAACAATGGCGTCCTTCCTAGGGTTTGATTTGAATAAAACAACGGACAAGCTATTCGTCAATGCAAGAGAGGCATTTGAGAATAAGAATTTTCAAACGCGTATTGATGTGACAGATGAGAACAATCCTGTCTTTATCGCAGAAAAGAATAATATCAAGATCGAACTCCCTGTGAATAAGAACATTGCCCACGTAACGAAGCAAAACCAATCCTATACAAAGACACTTGACGGTGTAACTGTTTATAACGAAAAAGATTTCTTTGTATCGGAATCTGCATTGGACCTATCCAAATAA
- a CDS encoding fluoride efflux transporter FluC, with protein sequence MKAWLWIGLAGMAGAGCRFLFSLVVAEAHFPWATFAVNLIGSFLLCYLVGGVLQRWTSRKEVQDAITTGFLGSFTTFSALGMEVILLMEEGRFGLAALYVAVSLIGGLVAGAAGFYLSRKREECI encoded by the coding sequence ATGAAGGCCTGGCTATGGATTGGTCTAGCGGGTATGGCCGGTGCCGGTTGCCGTTTTTTATTCAGCCTAGTTGTTGCGGAAGCCCATTTCCCTTGGGCTACGTTTGCGGTCAATTTGATCGGTTCGTTTTTACTTTGTTACCTTGTCGGCGGCGTATTGCAAAGATGGACGAGTCGGAAAGAAGTGCAAGATGCCATTACGACAGGGTTTCTAGGGTCGTTCACGACATTTTCCGCTTTGGGCATGGAAGTTATTTTACTAATGGAAGAGGGGCGTTTTGGCTTGGCTGCGCTTTACGTCGCCGTCAGTCTGATCGGTGGTCTGGTTGCTGGAGCGGCGGGCTTTTATTTGAGCAGAAAACGGGAGGAGTGCATATGA